In a genomic window of Anomalospiza imberbis isolate Cuckoo-Finch-1a 21T00152 chromosome 5, ASM3175350v1, whole genome shotgun sequence:
- the TMEM121B gene encoding LOW QUALITY PROTEIN: transmembrane protein 121B (The sequence of the model RefSeq protein was modified relative to this genomic sequence to represent the inferred CDS: deleted 1 base in 1 codon), whose amino-acid sequence MHRAASNQRSVSSSSGSFQPPPPPPPLPPHAADRQPLFQRGSSSGGSRRGSGSSSGSARARRPRSPRSSAEEEEEEEEEEEEEEDSSSISKPLVPPPATPLPAAASPLPSSSSSISSGGGGGGGVSPGRSMTAAELYGAAAAGGGAGGGGAAAGALLGPGGAGGGRRWGFQALSLVLLLGQGALLDLYLIAVTDLYWCSWIATDLVLAAGWGIFFCRNSRARRRERPPPPPGPPPPHPLLLHGPPGGRGAGGAGPGSPPRGGDFAYAHLAWLIYSIAFTPKAALILGTSILELIELRLPLGITGFRITLALSAPLLYCLLRAIGTEGAGQLLLPPQPPPQHRAAAAFLATCLDLLDSFSLLELVLQPGRPAPLPAPLRYLLIAVYFLCLASPVLWLYELSAARPPGAARLALHLLLPAGLLDAPLLALRCLLLLRYQQPLSLFMLKNLFFLTCRGLEALETCCLLRPAAAPPPAKYGPAAAAPAAAPLAHGLSDVDVGPHGYVNALAVTAQG is encoded by the exons ATGCACCGCGCTGCCTCCAACCAGCGCTcggtctcctcctcctcgggcTCCTtccagccgccgccgccgccgccgccgctgccgccgcacGCCGCCGACCGGCAGCCCCTcttccagaggggctccagcagcggcggcagccgGCGGGGCTCGGGGTCGAGCTCGGGCTCGGCGCGGGCCCGCCGCCCTCGCAGCCCCCGCAGCAGCgccgaggaagaggaggaggaggaggaggaggaggaggaggaggaggacagcagcagcatcagcaaGCCCCTGGTGCCGCCGCCCGCCACCCCgctgcccgccgccgcctcgccgctccccagcagcagcagcagcatcagcagcggcggcggcggcggcggcggcgtgAGCCCGGGCCGCAGCATGACGGCGGCGGAGCTGtacggggcggcggcggcgggcggcggggccgggggcggcggggcggcggcgggggcgctgctggggcccggcggggcggggggagggcGGCGCTGGGGCTTCCAGGCGCtgtccctggtgctgctgctggggcagggcgcGCTGCTGGACCTCTACCTGATCGCCGTCACCGACCTGTACTGGTGCAGCTGGATCGCCACCGACCTGGTGCTGGCGGCAGGCTGGGGCATCTTCTTCTGCCGCAACAGCCGGGCGCGCCGCCGGGagcggcccccgccgccccccgggccgccgccgccgcaccCGCTGCTGCTGCACGGCCCccccggcggccgcggggccgggggc gcggggccggggtcCCCCCCCCGCGGCGGCGACTTCGCCTACGCGCACCTCGCCTGGCTCATCTACTCCATCGCCTTCACGCCCAAGGCGGCGCTGATCCTGGGCACCTCCATCCTGGAGCTGATCGAGCTGCGCCTGCCGCTGGGCATCACCGGCTTCCGCATCACCCTGGCGCTCTCCGCGCCGCTGCTGTACTGCCTGCTGCGGGCCATCGGCACCGAGGGcgccgggcagctgctcctgccgccgcagccgccgccgcagcaccgcgccgccgccgccttccTCGCCACCTGCCTCGACCTGCTCgacagcttctccctgctggagctggtgctgcagcccGGGCGGCCGGCGCCGCTGCCCGCCCCGCTGCGCTACCTGCTCATCGCCGTCTACTTCCTCTGCCTGGCCTCGCCGGTGCTGTGGCTGTACGAGCTgagcgccgcccgcccgcccggcgccgcccgcctcgccctgcacctcctgctgcccgccgggctgctGGACGCGCCGCTGCTGGCGCTGCgctgcctcctgctcctgcGCTACCAGCAGCCGCTGTCCCTCTTCATGCTGAAGAACCTCTTCTTCCTGACCTGCCGCGGCCTCGAGGCGCTGGAGACCTGCTGCCTCctccgccccgccgccgccccgccgcccgccaAGTacggcccggccgccgccgcccccgccgccgccccgctggCCCACGGGCTCTCCGACGTGGACGTGGGTCCCCACGGGTACGTGAACGCCTTGGCGGTCACCGCCCAGGGCTGA
- the HDHD5 gene encoding haloacid dehalogenase-like hydrolase domain-containing 5, producing the protein MALRGSLRAGRALLRAPGPPARGLCGRPPAFGFLFDVDGVLVRGSQPVPAARRAFQRLADGGGRLRVPVVFLTNAGNCLRSAKARELSQALGLQVSPEQVILSHSPLQLFSQFHQRCMLVAGQGPVEENAHNLGFKHVVTIEALRKAYPLLDMVDLSRRPKELPPPTTGFPTIEGVILFGEPVRWETSLQLIADVLLSNGNPGAELQDVPYPHLPILACNMDLLWMAEAKMPRFGHGTFLLCLESIYKKVTGRELKYEALIGKPSPVTYRYAQYLIQQQAEKQGWKAPIRRLYAVGDNPMSDVYGANLYNNYLKSAQQNQVQAGLKRSPQAASPQAEASLELRNDCDNSVESCESILVCTGVYRHNGDVPKKTVETVFHGHRDFCFDPSLVEASYVVQDVDDAVQLAFKKENWS; encoded by the exons ATGGCGCTGCGCGGCTCGCTGCGGGCCGGCCGGGCGCTGCTGCGCGCCCCGgggccgcccgcccgcgggcTCTGCGGCCGG CCGCCGGCCTTCGGGTTCCTGTTCGATGTGGACGGCGTGCTGGTGCGGGGCAGCCAGCCCgtgcccgccgcccgccgcgcctTCCAGAGGCTGGCGGACGGCGGCGGGCGGCTGCGGGTGCCCGTCGTGTTCCTGACCAACGCCGGGAACTGCCTGCGGTCGGCCAAGGCCCGAGAGCTGTCCCAGGCGCTGGGGCTGCAG GTGTCTCCGGAGCAGGTGATCCTGTCCCACAGCCCCCTGCAGCTCTTCAGCCAGTTCCACCAGAGGTGCATGCTGGTGGCCGGGCAGGGGCCCGTGGAGGAGAACGCCCACAA CCTGGGGTTCAAGCACGTGGTCACCATAGAGGCCCTGAGGAAGGCATATCCCCTGTTAGACATGGTGGACCTGAGCCGGAGGCCGAAAGAACTG CCTCCTCCCACCACTGGCTTCCCCACTATAGAAG GGGTGATTCTGTTTGGTGAGCCAGTGAGGTGGGAGACAAGCCTGCAACTCATTGCTGATGTGCTCCTGAGCAATGGGAaccctggggcagagctgcaggatgtACCATACCCTCATCTGCCTATCCTTGCCTGCAACATGGACCTCCTGTGGATGGCTGAAGCCAAGATGCCCAG GTTTGGCCATGGCACTTTCCTTCTCTGCTTGGAGAGCATTTACAAGaaggtgacaggcagggagctgAAGTACGAGGCCTTGATTGGCAAACCCAGCCCAGTCACCTACCGCTATGCCCAATACTTGATCCAACAGCAGGCAGagaagcagggctggaaggCTCCCATCCGACGCCTCTATGCAGTTGG GGATAACCCTATGTCTGACGTCTATGGGGCAAACCTCTACAACAACTACCTCAAGTCAGCTCAGCAGAACCAGGTCCAGGCTGGGCTGAAGAGGAGCCCACAGGCAGCCAGTCCCCAGGCTGAGGCTTCCCTGGAGCTGAGGAATGACTGCGACAATTCAGTGGAGAGCTGCGAGTCGattctggtctgcactggggTCTACCGCCACAACGGCGACGTTCCAAAGAAAACAGTGGAGACAGTGTTCCATGGACACCGGGACTTCTGCTTCGACCCCAGCCTGGTGGAGGCATCTTACGTAGTGCAGGATGTGGATGATGCTGTGcaacttgcttttaaaaaagaaaactggagCTAG